catcggcaggcggactcacaaccactgtgccaccagggaagcccgcctgtGCCATTTTGAGGTCTTAGGTTAGGTTTCCATTATTGAAACCTGGTATCTGGAGACGGAAACCCTAGAGACCATAGTCAGTGATGAAGGACATTTAAACCATGACCATTAATGAAAGGTTCCAGGAAAAGAGAATACACAGAGGCAAGAGAGCCATCTTGAGATAGGTTGAGGGCTGCCCTGGGGAGAAGGAATTTGGGGTTTCCCATAAATCTTCAAAGGAAGGACAAGGCTCAGGAgggggaggctgctgggagaggaatCTGCGTGTTCTAAGGAAGAATTTGGAATGGCTGGACCCTCAGGATGTGGGCATCAGGCCCGGGGCTGTTCAGGTATCTGGAGTGGCTCCTTGGTGGCAGTCCTAGAGATGGACTGAGTTACTTCCAAGATCTCTTCCTTCCCCTCAGATAGTTTGATTCTCAGTGTTCCACGTCCTCTCAAGAACACTGTTGTCCTTTAAGAAGCTTCTTATTTGAAGGTTAGGGGATGTAAAAAAGTGGCCATTCCATGCATATTATGTACTCGTTCCGTAGGTAaccaaaatattaacaagttGACTCATCAGAGGCTTCCGTTTACCATGCGTATCCTGTATGTGGGGCACTGTGTTAAGTGCTGTACAGGAACTCATCTTACAGTGACCCTGTACGGTCAGTATTCCTATTCGCAGTTGCATGGATGAGGGGGCGGAAGCTGAGAGTGACTAATTTACGCGAGGCCTCACAGTGAGTTAAGGGGAAGTAGGAGCTAAGATGCAAACCTGGctttgactccaaagcctgtaTTCATGACTACAGGagaatgagttttatttttgttgtggttTCCTTTTCCAGACTCTGTTCCTAAACACAGGCATAGAAGAGTTGAGAGGTGGTGTTAGAAGACACCTAGGATCTCCTCCGATTCTGAGTGTTGAtggttaaatattatttctttcctttgtgcCAGTCACCCTGCCCCACGCTGTGCTGTGAAGCTGGCTCGGCACACTTTTTCTGTAGAGGGCCAGGTaatgttttaggctttgcagcCCATACTTAACTCTACCACTGCATCCACAGACAACTTGTAGAcagtgagcatggctgtgttccagtacagttttatttacagaaataacCTGTTTTGGCCCGTGGGCTGTACTTGGCCAATCCCTGCTCCAAAGCCACTTTCCACGGTACACACCAGTGGTCCTTCTTGGTCTCCTTAGGCCTTTGGCCAGCTGTTTATACATTTCTGTTTGTAATTCATAGGCTTTAGGTCAGGTGCATTGGGGTGGCCTGTGTTTCCCATTGAGGGATGCCTCTGAAGAGGAAATGTGCTCTAGCCTGCGTGGGGGACCGTGAGTGACCCACCTTATGACCCACTGGCCCCCACTGGCAGTTACtgcagagagagacacacacacatgcataaggAGGCCTCTTTGGGTTGGTGACCTGCTAAGTGTGGCGTGCCTGCACCAGGGAGCACTGGTGGCAGTTAAAAAGGCCATGATGACTCTATACTTTCTACCTGGGATCTGAAAatatattgcctttttttttttttaattaattaatttatttacttctggctgcgttgggtcttcgtcactgcacgcgggctttctctagttgccgcgagcgggggctactcctcactGTGGTGCGGgagtttctcttgttgtggagcacgggctctaggcgcgtgggcttcagtagttgtggctcgcgggctctagagtgcaggctcagtagttgtggcgcccaggcttagttgctccgtggcatgtgggatcttcccggaccagggctcgaacccgtgtgccctacattggcaggcagattcttaaccactgcgccaccagggaagtccctatattgctttttaaaaaagcagattaTAGGTAGATTTGTATGATGATCCCTTTTCACGttagaaatgaatttttatatgtattttttatgggATCACATGTGTGAACGTGTAACAGCCTGATGGTGTCTCTTTCAAACTAATAATAAGAACTGTCAGGTCCAAGGACGTGGGTGAGAAGGAGCCTGGGATCGGAGCTAGTGACGTTAGCCTTAACTCTCATGTTTCAGTTTCTTTTACAAGGAGAATGTATTTGTTTCTTACTTGtgtaattaaaatttaagaataacaAATAAGATAATTGGCTTCAGCCTTTTGCTCCTGTCCACCAGCCTTCCCAGAGCCACGCACATAAACATATGACTGGGGAAGTGCAGTGGGCTTGCTGGGAAGGTGCCTCTGTCTCCGAAGGCCTAGTGGGTTGTGCTCCTGCATCTAACCCGTGCCTGCCTTTCTCCATAAGGACGCTCAGCCCAGAGAGTgcccagaggaggaggagagcatGGGGGGTTCTGATGACCTGCAGGCCAGGCTCTGTCTGTCGGTGCCCTGCTGCTGGTCAGTTGCGTGGCTGAGTTACTTTCCTTCAAGGTTATTGTTACCTGGTCAACCTTGTGTTCTAGTTGAGGAAAAATGCAGATGACAAGCTGAGACTTAGACAGGACCTGGGGCAGCTGCAAGGCCAGGGGGAGGTTTCATGGTGAACAGGCATTACAGGGAAAGCTGGGCATGGACGGGTTTTTTATTCGTTGTTTAAGGATCAGTCAGTCCTTGTCCTTGCTAATGGCTTTGCcatttttctgtgtgttaatCCAGGAGGAATTTTGTTGTCAGAGACTAAAAGGAGGTTGTCGTAATTGACTTTAAGCAGCAAACAGTAAAACACTGAGCTCTTCAGCTCCACCTTTCTTGTAAGTTTATCATTTATTCCCAGTGGTCATGAAAATAATTGAGTCATATGATAGCATCTTTCCATAAATTTGGAACCCTAAAACTCAAATAGACTTTCTATTTGTCTATATACACGTTTAATATAAAAGACTCCATCATGGTAAAAACTAATTTCCTTCAGCTTAAGTCACTTGCTATTAAAAAATTTTCAGGTGTATTTCATATCATATGAcagttcttaatatattttgtatCTTTCCAGGCTCTGAGAATTGGAAAACCAAGAAGGTTTTGATGTTTTGTGTGGCGCCACCTGAATCAGAAGCCAAGATGAACATAACCAAAGGGGGTCTGGTGTTGTTTTCGGCAAATTCTAATTCATCATGTATGGAACTTTCAAAGAAAATCGCTGAGTGAGTATAATCATAGTATTAAAATCTGTACTCATTATGTGGTGTTTTACATTTGATAAACGGATTGGCACTGATTGTTAAATTTGAAAGCAGATATTTTATAGTTAATCTGCTCATCATCTGTGTATTAAAGGCTCACCTTCTTGTAAACTGTTGTCACTCCTACACGTTcattcagcagacatttattgagtgactCCTGAGTGCCAGAGATTGTGTTAGGTGCTACATATGTATAGAATTACTTGGGTATAAAGAACAATGAAGGGTATATACTATATGGAGATAGTTTATAGATTACAGTTCAgtataattttagttatttattaaataaatattgaactcCTACTGTGTACCAGACCTTGATCTAGATGCTGGGGAGTAACAGTGAACAAGCCATTCAGAACCCTTCCTTCCTTAGTAGAGGGGCCAGGCAAGAAGCAAGTCAGCAAAACAAACAAGATCACTTCAGATGGTGGTAAACGTGGGGAGAACAGAGAGGCAAGGGCAGGTTGTTCTGCCTTAGTGCTCACGTGCCTTTAAACCCTGGGGATGGAATGTGAATTGAGAAACCTGAATAGACACCAAGTGAAGGTCTGGGGCAGCgccctccaggcagagggaacagcaggaatgtggctggagggcagggagccCAGGTCGGAGAACCAGGACCCTGGAGAACCAGGACAGGGTTGAGAGGCCTTCTTGGGTTGGCATGTGATGGGTTAGGTGACCGAACAATTCTACGTCCACTTTCAATCTCGTAATAGGAAtacctctatttttaaaaatttgttttatttttatcaatttcTAAATCATCCTTGATAGTAAAGATGTTGCATCTGTTCTATTACTTTTTCAGCATTTTCCATCTTTCTCTTCTCTAGGCGGCTGGGGGTGGAGATGGGCAAAGTGCAAGTTTACCAGGAGCCTGACAGAGGTGAGTGATCCTGTGCTTTCGTGACGGTGGCCTTTTTGTGGTACATGCTGTGCTGGCCCAGTCCTTCATCCTCCATAGCTGAAACAGTCGGCCTCAGTGTCCAGTTAGTTCTGCCAGCAGGAAGACAGGCAGGCAATGGGGGCGAGCGCAGTGTTCCTGCTCCCGCTAATACCAGCTCGGTAGAGAATTCTGGGGCAGTCACATCTGGGGCCTTAAAGTCTAGTCCTTAGACGTCATCCAATAACAGCTGCGTGGGTGCGTGAACAAGCTGTTCAACTGAAGGAAGCATTGGCTCAGCGCTTGGTTGAATACGTCCCCTTAGGCGGGGTGCATATGCCCTGTGTAGCCACGGTATCGGGTAGTGGGTATTCTTTACGCCAACCTGCACTGCCTTGGGCTAGACTCCATGATGTCATGTCAGGAAGTGCTTTTTGCTAACTGATTTATGATGTTGTATAAACACCTCAAGTTGTGAAAATCACGTGTTATTTAGCCTTTGTACTTTCTGTAGAAATGGCAGATGTTTGAAATTATTCTAGCAGGAGCGACAGATGACCTGCATAGGTGTGAGAGTCAGACAACTTCTCCTTGGCAAGTTATTTTAGGTGTCTAAACTGCAAATAATTCGGGCTGTTCTGAGGATTAAGTGGGATAATTTGTGTGCCTAACACAGtttttggcacatagtaggcactcagtaaatactggtTCCCTCTCCTTTTCCACTGCAGGATTTTGTCTAATACTTAAATATTAGAGAACTTACAAGACACTTAGATGAAAAGGCACAAATTTGCTCTTCCCCTATTTATTTCTCCATTACTGCCTCCTGTTCCCTATCTCCCAAGTTCCCCCATGTGGCTTCAGTGGGAAAAAAGTATAATTGAGGGAAATATACAGGGAGTTTGGAGAAGATTTTGCTGCTAAAGGGAATTGAATGAAGTCCTTGGTCTAGTGTAGAAGGGGGTCTGAGGGAGGCTGGTGGCGGAAGACTCAGGAGGAGCCTGTCCACCCTCCGGGTTCATGAacgaggggaaggaaggagggaactAACGTCTCTAGAGTCCTTACCATTACCAGGTACTGAGGAACTGAGTTCAGGGGTGACGTTAGGAACGAGGCCCCAGAGGGGACAGAGTCGGGATTCAAAGCTCAATCTCCCTGTCTCTAAAGCTCATTTTCTTTCCATGGTACCACACTTTTTTGTAAACATATACTCTATTTTTTCCAACATTTCTAATGAAAATGTTCAAACCtataaaaaatgtgaaagagtaGTGCCATGAATACCCATATGAATGAGTACCACCCAGATTCAGCAGGTAACACTTTGCTGTATAAATGTGTGTTTGTGGGACCATTTGGACCTGAGTTGCAGACATTGACACTTAACCCCTGAATACTTGACCATGTGTCTCCGAAGGAGGACCTTTTCCCATGTAGATACTCTACCATTGTCACATTAAAGAGATTAATGATAATTCTCTATCATCTAATAACTAATGTACGGTCTAATTTTCCTAGTTGTCctagctgttttttgtttttataaatttatttatttgtttttttatttttggctgcattgggtctttgttgcggtgcgcgggcttctcattgtggtggcttctcttgttgcggagcaaggctctaggcacgtgggctcagtagttgtggcttgcaggttctagaagcacaggctcagtagttgtgacacgtgggcacagtagttgtggcttgcgggctctagagcacaggctcagtagttgtggcgcacgggcttagttgctccatggcatgtgggatcttcccggaccagggctcgaacccgtgtcccctgcattggcaggtggattcttaaccactgagccaccagggaagtcccttttgtttgttttttaaaccagGATTCTTGGTTCAAGTGAGGTGTTTTTTAtatctctttattctcttctagACTAGGGCAGTCccttcaccttttctttttttcccccacagcaCTGACTTTTTGAAGAGTTTGTCTTGAGGAATTTCCCACTCTGGATTTGTCTAATTGTTTCCTCGTGGCTGATCACAAGTTTTTTGAGAGTAGGGATACTGGGCCTTATTTATCTTTACTTCCACAATGTTATTCTAACATTTGTGCCTAATAGGTTCTTAATTGTTgctggttgaatgaatgagtgtatcATTTCCTGTAAGGATACGGGGCTCAGAGCAGCCCCAGCACTCACTGTTTATGTACAGGAAGTGAGGAGGGGATATTTAGTTCTTTTAAGTGACACGTGTGATTCCTTCTTAAGCATGTCGTAGAACTTAACATGTTTAAAAGGTGTGATTAATCGAACTGTGTTCGTTATCCTTCATAGAACTGAAAACCTAGTGAGTTTTGAAACAGTTCCAGTTTCCATACTTCACAACATTGGGGAATGCTgcagggttttttgtgtgtgttttttaaagttatgtgCCTTGTTCACCCttcttctcttttccccttttcctgccAGAAACAAGAGTACAAATTCAAGAGTCTGTGAGGGGGAAAGATGTTTTCATCATCCAAACTGTTTCAAAGTGAGTAACTTATCCAACAGAAATGTTGCTTTCTGGGTCTCTGTTTGGGCATGAATGTTTAGAATAATAAGAGTTGCCTAGACAGGGAGAATGACGATTGTTTTAAAATTGCCATGATCTTACTCTGCTAATTTTTCTGACATAGCTGCTGACTTTTTTGTGTTCTTTCAGTGTTCTCAAGGGTGGGAATAACCAAGTTTTGGGGTGGAGGCGCTTAACAATAAGAGAGCCCATTACGTTTGCTCTCAGTAGCCAGAATTTCATAAAATTTGTAGGGAAGCTCTTCTagttccaaaaaagaaaacaggcgGGAGGAGAGGAATTTGCTTACTTGGGGTTCTTAAAGCTTTTCCTGCAGATAATTTAAACGTACTGTCCTGTTGCATAAATTAAAGGAGCTGAGAAGATAGGCGGTGTGTTGAAGGCATGTGCGTTCCTGTCTCCTGTGACATTTGATAGCTGCTTGTTCTGGAAATTGTTGAGGTCACAAATGTGTACGCTGGGGATAGAAGATTCAGTGCAGTGAGGGTGTCTGCACCGCTCTTTGATCAAATGCCACTCTGTCCACAGGTGTCCCTCAAGGCCTCTATAGATGAAATTTTTAACTCAGTACAATTTTTAATAATGTCTAGAAATCGGTTTGTGTAGTGCAACAGTTTTTAGCCTAGAGATTCCAGAAATTGCTGCAAGCTAAATTTGTGGTTACATGTAAGATAAATACCAAAGAAAGTGAAGAAGAGCCAAATTTTGGGAGAATTTAGACTTGGAACACATGAACTTTCACCTAAATTTTGAACATCTCTGTCCTGGTCTTTGGTTCATGGGGATGAAATCTCAAAGCCACCTGACTCTTCTGGCAGGAGGAGCCGAAGGGGACCTGTCACTGCATCCCATCGTCCTGGAGCGCAAGTGTGCGGGGCCTTTGCGGCGGGGCCCTGGCTTCGTGTCTTCCCTCCGCTTAGGACCCTCAGCAGGGCTGGGCTGTGGGGCGAGAGTTCGTGCTGCCCCTGCTGCCGCTCTCTTTCCCGGGCCAGACGCCAGGCTGGTAGAGCGCTCTCCATGCCCATGCCCTCATCAAGGAGGGGAAAGTGCAGAGCACAGAACAGCTGACTTCCTTCTGGCTCCCGGGTGTTTGCAGTACGTGTATAccttccatttctttccattcattcattcattcattccttcaatacTCTTTTTGTTCTGCCCGTGCCTCTTGTCAGTTTCTTATTCCTCTAGCCAAAACCATTCCCTTAATTTTCTCTACATGCCTCATTTTGGAGTGCTCCAGACTGTGCCATAGGCTTGTCTTGTCCAGGTTGCAGAAAGCTTAGATATTGTGGTCTTTAAGAAACAGTTAACACTGAGATTTGGTGTTGTCAGATACACCTTGTACCTTGTCTTAGTGTAGACTGGTGGTAGGCACTAAAAgtataagaaaaattttaaattaagaaaattctgTCCATTAACTTAACTTTTCCTGTAATTCAGACAAGTTATTATTTGAATTTAGGGATGGAAAGCCTTGTACCAGTTCACAGAAAAATGGTGTTCCTGGGAGTATAGTTTGGGAACTTGGTGTAACTTTACACCTGCTGTTGGTTCCCCTGCTCTTACCCCTCACACAGAATGCTTTCTGAAAGGCTACTTTAACTCTTCCCATGTCAGGCTTGTTGTTAGGTATCAGCAGAGAACCTACTCACCCAATTGTTCCGTGTTTCCCTTACTCTTTCACGCAGTCGCtcattcacaaacatttattgaatgtctgttatgtgccagccactgttacAGGTGTGTGAGATGCGTGAAGGATTAAAATAGTTCACAGATCCTTGTCCTCATGGAACCTATATTCTAGGACATGCAGGTAACATAATGAATAAGTAGATTATCTAGTTTGTCAGAAGATGATGAGCGCTATGGGTAAAAACCAAAACAGCATGGCAAGGAGTCGGACGTGACGGTGGTAAAGGATGGAGAGAGGGCAGGCTGGGGAGGTGGCATCTGACAAAAACTGGAAGAAGGTGCCGGCTGGCAACGAGGGCACTCCAGGCAGGGGCAGGGAGCCAGCCCTGAAGCGAAGGCCCTCAGGTGGGCGTGAGGACTGGCATGAGGGGAGGGCATGGAGGAGGAGTGGAGCGCAGAGCTGGGGTGGGGTCAGACCCTGAAGGGGCCTCGGGAGCCGTTGTGGGGCCTTGGCATCTGCGGGAAAACATCGCTGGCTCCTGAGCAGAGCGCATGATCTGCCTTTGCTTTAAGCTTCAGCTGGATGCTGTGCAGAGGGTGGGCTGTCACTGTTGGGCGGGGGTCGAGGCTCGGCCCCAGGGCAGCAGTGGAGTGGTGGGTTGCTGTCACTCTGGACAGGAGAGCAGGTAAGGACGCCTCTGGGGGTTTTGTCCTGAGTAAACTGCAGGAGCAGCGCTGCCATCAGCTGAGATGGCAGAGGTTTATGACGAGGCAGCCTTGCCGGTCAAAGAGCAGTTCAGTTTGGGGTACGTTTTGAGATGTCTTAACAGACTTTCTAGTGGAATTGTCAAGAAGCAGCTGAATTTGTTAGGCTGGACTTGAGAAGCCTGGGCTGGAGCTATAAATTTGAGTCTCAAGCATTTACAAAGCTCTGAAATTGGATGAGAAGCCCGAgcgagggaggagggaggagagaggagaagaggaCAAATGATCAGGTGTCAGGGCAGGAAGCTGGGGAGGAGAGGAACCAGCAGAGGAAACAAAGCGGGGCGGGAGGGGAGCGCTGGGGGAGTGATGGAGTGTGTCAGGGCGAGGACGGAGAGAGGCCGAGTGAGAACCCAGCGTTGGCCTTGGCCTCGTGGAGGTCATCCGTGACCTGGATCGGAGCGTGGGTGGGAGAAGATGAGAGAGATGAGTTGGAAGCAAGTGTGGACGACTGTCTTGAGATGTGCGGCACAGGGGAGCCAAGAAATGGGGCAGTGGGGAAAGTGGCCTGAGCTGCTGTTAATGGGAGAAACGACCCATGGGTTTGAGCAGGGGAGAGTGACACACTGATGGGGTGGCCGGGGGGATTGCTGGAGCCCTGCTTCAGTGGGCGGGGGGATGAGATCCCTGCGTCACGGGAGGGCTGATTTTAGAGTGACTTTGGTGTGGAAAGTTCGTCTCTGGCTAATGGCTCAGGGCAGGCAGACTTGGGAGCTGCACGTGCATGTTGCAGTGGGGGCCCTGGGCTCTTTTCTGACAGTGCTCTTCTCAGTGGAAAAGGAAGTAGGGTCATCGGCTGAGAGGCAGCATGGGGGCGACTGATGGAGGCCCTAGAAGAGAGGGATGTGGTTTCTTTTTTGGGTCTAGAGTCTGTCTTGGTCGAGGCGGGCGTGACACATGGCTAACGCTTAGTTGGAACCAAGAGAGGTCATCGTGTATGTGACGTTTCTCCTTGCTGGTTTCTGTCCTTGGGTTCCAGGGATGTGAACACCACCATCATGGAGCTCCTCATCATGGTGTACGCGTGTAAGACCTCCAGCGCCAAAAGCATCATTGGCGTGATCCCCTACTTTCCTTACAGCAAACAGTGCAAGATGAGAAAGAGAGGCTCCATTGTTTCTAAACTGCTAGCTTCCATGATGTGCAAAGCTGGTAAGAAAGGCAGATATTTGATGGTTTATTGGGGGTCTGGGAGTTTTATTTTTACCTGAGAAATTGTAAAACATTGTCTTAACTAAATTAGAATGTTAAACAGTAGAAATAGTGATACAGCTTTAAGATGGCTAATTTGTAATGAGACAACAGTGCTCAGAGTTCTCTCCTGTTCCCAACTCCCTAAACACAAAGCTGATGAGAACAACTTATCGTTTCCtaaattctttgtttaaaaaattaatattgaagTGACAAGTTACAAtcatatttaggttgtttttaaCGGGGAAGAAAGCATTTGGAATCAACAACTCTAATAACACagcaactgtttttattttcgtCTCTTCCCTTTCCCAGTACACACTGGCATACTTTGCAGACGATACAAATTATTTTGTGTTGTGCATTTTTAGGTAACATCCTAAGTGTCTCCTCCTTGTTTCTAAGTAATCTTCAGAGTtgttactctgtgtgtgtgtgtgtgtgtgtgtgtgtgcgcatctgCGCCCACGCGCACGGGcgtgcctgtgtatgtgtgtatgattATAGAAGGCACATATCACAGAGCGTTTgcacagagaaaagaataaaaagtcccCATATCACTACATTTTAACACAGACACTTACTGCAGAATAAATTTTCTACTGTAGCATTTCAAAGaaggcaaaaccaaaacaaaaaaatgaataaacctgAACCCCAGCAACCTGAAGAGCGTACCCAGTTGAGATCTCAGCTGGAGGGAGCAGGCCTGCCCTTCCTTCCTAGGCTTACTCCTGGGGGCCACCAGGCTTGCTGTCCTGTTCATCTGGGCAagttctgctttaaaaaatttttccagttgaattatatgtatgtttatatatatatatatatatatatatttccatttcaaatATCCTTTAAGGAGCCAATGGGATGAAGattcttcatttttttgaatTACAGACAGGCCTGTGCAGTTTGTCTTAATATATTAAGACAAATATTTGTCTTAACATGGCTTTGTCATGCCTATTGAAAAAACTTTGGGAGATGAAATCCACTCTCATAGAATTATCAGAGACATTTCTTCATTGCTATGATCTTGGCTGTTTTAAGACTTTAAATTGATGTGAAAACCATGCATCTCTGTGTAAGAAAAGCCACCCAGTCTTTCCCTTCTGAGGGGGGAAACCCAGTTCCCCACCTCCTCTGAGTTTCCTTTACTCCTCGCAGGGAACACTTCACCTCTGTCACCACATGTGTAGGCGTTTTCTCTACACCTTGCAATTCTCCAGGGCACCAGCTGGGTGCCGTACAGTTTCACTCTTGACACTGTGTACCTGGAGATGGCGTCCGATCCCAcgggttaagggctcagtcccacgcGCTTGCTCCCCTGACCCCCCCCAGATGCTCactgcaagtccaggttgtcacctgtgctgaCCAGTTGGCTATAAGTCAGAGGTTCCCACGACCTCCTCTTGGGTTCGATTAATTTACTAGAACTCCTCACAGAACTCGGGAACACTGTTCTGTCACTATTCACCGGTTTACCATAAAACGACATGATAAAGGATCCTGGTGGGCATCCGGGTGGAAGAGGTGCGTGGGGCAGGGCATGGGGTGGGGCTTGTGCCCGTGTTCACCTGCCTGGAAGCTCCCCGAAGCCCGCGCTGTTGGGACTTTATGGAGGTGTCCTCACAAGGGCGTGCTCGTTCATTAGCTCCATTTCCAGCCCGTCCCCCTTCtcgagagtgggggtggggagcctgAAAATCGTGGTGACCGGCCCCCATCCCGGAGCCCATCCTGGGtcgcctcattagaacaaaagatactCCTGGTACTCTTATAACTAAGGAATTCATAAGGctttcaggagctctgtgtcgGAGGTGGGGTCAAAGACCAGATATAAGAATAAGAGATGCCCCCGGTGCTCTTAGCACTGAGGGAATggcaagggttttaggagctctgtgctggGAACCGGGGGGCAGAGacctatatttatattttcttttatcttataATCTCattgtactaaaaaaaaataaagatgctgaGTTTTTGATGAGCAATTTTTAATAgtaatttattatatatggtATCTTGTTTTATGTAGTACTTATTCATACAGTGCAACTGGTTATGAAactatttgtgtgtttgtgtctgctttattttcaaaggTCTGACTCATCTTATTACTATGGATTTACACCAGAAGGAAATTCAGGGCTTCTTCAATATTCCTGTTGATAATTTAAGAGCATCTCCCTTCTTATTACAGTATATTCAAGAAGAGGTGAGCTAGCTCAAACTTTTTAACAT
Above is a genomic segment from Mesoplodon densirostris isolate mMesDen1 chromosome 18, mMesDen1 primary haplotype, whole genome shotgun sequence containing:
- the PRPSAP2 gene encoding phosphoribosyl pyrophosphate synthase-associated protein 2 isoform X1 produces the protein MFSSSKLFQRGAEGDLSLHPIVLERKCAGPLRRGPGFVSSLRLGPSAGLGCGARVRAAPAAALFPGPDARLVERSPCPCPHQGGESAEHRTADFLLAPGCLQDVNTTIMELLIMVYACKTSSAKSIIGVIPYFPYSKQCKMRKRGSIVSKLLASMMCKAGLTHLITMDLHQKEIQGFFNIPVDNLRASPFLLQYIQEEIPDYRNAVIVAKSPASAKRAQSFAERLRLGIAVIHGEAQDAESDLVDGRHSPPMVRSAAAIHPSLEIPMLIPKEKPPITVVGDVGGRTAVIVDDIIDDVDSFLAAAETLKERGAYKIFVMATHGLLSSDAPRLIEESAIDEVVVTNTIPHEIQKLQCPKIKTVDISMILSEAIRRIHNGESMSYLFRNIGLDD